The Remersonia thermophila strain ATCC 22073 chromosome 3, whole genome shotgun sequence nucleotide sequence agctcgcggaggCGCTTCTGGCGGTACTGCTCGAGGaaggcctcgtcctcgtcgtcttcgagctcgtcgaggtccgAGAGGTCCTTGCCCTCGAGGCGGTTCTCGTGGGCGATGCGCCGCGCCTCGAGCATCGCCTCCTCGATGAggggcgtgggcgaggggggcTTCTCAGGGATGATGCCGTGCTTGCGGAGTATGTCGTTCCATTCCGTGTCGGCGTTGGGGTCGTCGATGGGGACCGCGATTCGTTggtcggccggggcggccatTTTGGCTgaaaggaggggaggacCAGGGGCTGGGGGGCGTCAGGATGTTCCCGTAGGACTTGGTTGTTCTCTCAAGTGCAAGCCTCAGGGAGGTAGGGAAGATAGAGCGTGACTgtttggcttttttttttggtacGCGCTCAACAAAAGTGCAAGCCAGGTCGTGCGTCGCCGGTGTGCCTGGTGAGATGCTGATGGCATCCAATGCTCCGTCAGGTTGTCTTGTCGATACCAGGTCCAACCAAGGTGGGCGCCCGATGGCTCATTCGGGGAGATGCGATCCTCCACTGGGAGTTGCTAGTACACGTAAGGTACGCTGTATAgtacctactgtgtaacGATTACCCCACCCCACATTACGtagcaacctggaaccccgcggcggccaagccgaAGTCGAACCTGCCTTAAGCCCGGGCCAACTGCAGCCCCACCCGACCTTGGAATCTCCGGGCCCTGATTGGCCGCACAGGCAAGCCCTAAGAGTCGCCCGAATTTTCGCCTTTTGCTCCTCACAGACCCCGAAACAGATTTTGCCTTCTTGGAACGCTTTTGAGGTTTCCGCCGGTTCACATCACCCAAGGCCATCCACGAGCAAGAATCTGCCCTCAACGTCATCCAGATTTCATCCACCAAACGACTGCTCGTCCTTGTCACTATTCGATATAGTCGATCAAGATGGTAAGCAGCCGAACCTATGCCACTTTTCGTGCACGCCCCGCCCGACAACGTCCGCACCGTCCGATCGATCGAGTTTTGCGCATCGTCCTGCCATCTGTCATCCCCGCCCGATTGAACGACGTGGAATTGTGGAGGCTTGCTCGAAGCAACGCATGGGGGTCGTCCGAGCGGTTTGGAATCGATGTGCAGATGCAGGGCTCGACTCTACGGGACGAACATGATGAtgctgggaggcggcgtcgggcgggcAGCAACGCACGAAAAGGagaacgaaaaaaaaaataaacaaaGCGACGGCGATAAGGAAGGCAAATGCTGACTGATGGTTTTCAAGGTTCTCGCCGTTGACCTCCTCAaccccagcccggccactGAGGCCCGCAAGCACAAGCTCAAGGTACGCCGAGATATGATGATTCTTGAGCCTCCTGGcctcaacgacaacgacgacgacgctgaCAGATGCCCCCTGGCAGACCCTTGTGCCTGCTCCCCGCTCCTTCTTCATGGACGTCAAGTGCCCCGGCTGcttcaccatcaccaccgtctTCTCCCACGCCCagaccgtcgtcgtctgccCCGGCTGCGCGACCTTCCTCTGCCAGCCCACTGGTGGCAAGGCCCGTCTGACCGAGGGCTGCTCGTTCCGGAGGAAGTAAACAGCACAACGGTGTGACTGTGTTTGTTTCTTTCGGTTTTCTGGGCATCATGGGGTGGTAATGGGATCATCATGGCATCTTGGTCACCGGTTCGGGCTGGCGTCTAGACATCCCTCTGGGTCGCCAAAAATACATCTGCGGATAGAGGATGGATTCGCCAAAAATCATCCCGCGCAAGTCTGGGAGGGCGTTTGGGGTCCGGATATCTAGCATCATCGTCGacttctctctctcacgaCCGTTTCCCTcgacctctctctctctctttctcttttggACCACCCGATTGAGATTTCTCTTGTGCATTGCTGGGGAGCGAGGAGTTTTGCTGGCGGAGGCGCGTTCACGAGCGACGGGCTGCTTTGCCATTAGGCGGGTGGCAAGGCCTCTCTCTCAACTGCGAGGACGTGGATGGCCGAGGAACGCCGAGGGTAGATGATGTGCAATGGAAAACGGAAGAACGGTGTTTACGACAAATTGAGATCCCATCGCCGCATCCCAAACGTGCGCCCTGTTCTGTGCAATGCGGCGCAGCTGTGCTGTTGATTTCTGTCGGATTCCAGGCAGGTCCTTTGCAAAGGACGGCATGGCATGGAACGGAGCCGTCGGACGGATGGCTGTGACAAGCGTGACAAGCAATGGGCGACGAGTGCTCCACAACGCACGTCATGGATATTGGAAAGTTGACACACGATCACCTACCTTGTTGGGCTCCTGACAAGTGGTTGTTTCGCATGACTTGAGGCCAACACCcggccaacctcctccgctGATGCTTGCTGACAGGTGCGTGACACGGCAGGGAGCCTCTGTGCCGTAGGCCATCCGAGTTCATGTTTCAAGCAGACACCCCCGAAGGAGTTTTGGACCACTGACAGAGAGGCATGTTTCTCTCATATTGACCCCAACCACAAGAATACAAGGAAAACGCCCGATGGGGAGTTTGTTTCAGCATGATCTGGAGAGCAGAGGTAAAGCAAGCATGGAAAATGATGGAAAATGATCCATAGAAAGGTGGAAATGTACCCTGCTGCGTCCACAGTAGGGGCCTACTATAGCGCGAGTTCCCTGGATTCACGTGATTTCGCCGTTCtccacgacggccggcgTCCATTTAAACTCAAACGCGTCAAGACACGCTTGGCGCGACCACTTCGCGACATCCAAGTTCCCCACATATAATTGCCCGAACCGGAGGGCTCGGTCCAGACCCCTTTGGGCAACTCATCTTACAGGGCAGCGCTGCAACCCCagcctttcttttcttttgttcctctccccccccccaattGCGCTTTCAAGTCCCCCCCGTCCATCCCGTCCATCCCCTCCATCCACATACCACCATCTGCATCGTCCGCACGCCCGCTGCATCCCGCCGAAACAAAAGTCTAAGACACGGAGAATTCCAAAAAAGTAAACACGATGAGGGGCCCTCGCACCAAGCGCCagttcgccggcgccgccagcgatCCGTCGCAGCGTTCTATCACCTCCTTCTTCAAGACCACGTCGTCCACTTCCGCCTGCGATGCTGCTGCGCTCAAGCCTTCCAAGCCGGCCGCCCTCAACGGCCCGGCCCTCCCCCCGCAGGTCCAAACCGACCTCCTGACCGTCGGCATGCGCGTGCGCAAAGCCGTTCCGGAAGGCTACAAGACGGGCAGCACCTACAGCGGCTTCGCCCTCTGGTCCGAGGagaaccaccaccaccaccgcggccaCCACAAGaacaccgccaccaccgcggccAACAGCAACGACTGGCGCGCGACCGCGCCcgtcccggcggcgaggacgtgctcgtcggtgcgcgagctcgagccgTTCTGCGGCATCAACAAgatcggcggcctcgccttCCAGCCGGCCCACCCTCCCAGCGacgcgcacggcggccgctACAAcaacagcgacgacgacgacgatctGCCTCTGGACATGCTGgacgccgtccccggcctgACGAGCAGCCAGGATaccgtcgccagcgccgcctcgctcgcctccctcccccaggGGACAGCGGCGACCGGAACGACGACGCGCAAGCGCGGCTTCGAcaccgaggaagaagacccCGAAgggtccgccgcggcggcgtccttccTGGCGCCCCTTCCGTACCGCGGgcccgtccgccgcgccggcgacagcCCCGAGAGctggctcgtcgacgagatctCGCCGTGCAGCCtgggcccgccggccgggctgtGGGAGAACGCGCGCGTGCTGGCCGtgccccgccggcccaagTCGTCGATGCCCAAGGCGGCGTTcgcgccctcgtcggtcgggtcgttggcggccggccaggaggagaaCGTCATGGTGGCGCCCGCCCGCGGGATCGACGGGAACGACTTTGAGGAGGCGAGCTTTCTGGATtacgggctcgtcggcggggagtCCAGGATGGAGATGGACTGAGTGGATTGATGGATagatggagggagggagggagggtccGAGAAAGGGTGAATATGGTAGCTGACGTTGTGGAGCCATCAAAAAGGCAACATGCGGGCacgcgggagagggagggaggtaaCCGTGGTGGGAAACATTCTTGAACTCTTGATCCACGGTGTTTATGGCGTTTATGGGTATGGGAAGCATCATATGGGCAGGCGACAATGCCCTTATACCATGAGTATGGGATTGGGAGGCTAGTGTTTTtagggttttttttttttttttttttttttttttttttttttgggctGGGGGGTTTCCGGGGACTGTACATCATTTACATTCTGGCGTCTTTAGCACCAGGTTCCTTTTCGTTTCCTCCCGGGAAGGGAGGATCCCAgagggggatgggaggaggtCTAGAAGACACACGTTGTCTTGTCCCAAGCACAGCATCAATATATTGTGATTAGCAGCAGCGACTCGAGACGAGGCCAAGTTGATCCTGGTCGGGTTGCTCCGGCTATGGGCGCAAAAAGTCATCTCTGCATGTTGCGCGTCGACCATCGGCTTTTGTCCCGTGAGCCCCTTTCGCCTTTCTATCGAGTGATTCCGTAAATAGAAAACTCCCATCTTGCATCCTCGCCATGGGCACTCAGAGACATGCTGCTTCTCCCGAGAAGCAGCACTTGTAGCTTGGGTTTACTCAATacaagaggagagagagagagccgcTGACATGCCCGACCGCAGGATGCGAATTACTTTACATCCAAGTAGGTACTAGAAGACGACAACTATCTGATTACAAACTAAAGTGTCTCTCTCGAGGTCTCCGGGATTCGTCTTACATGATGACGATGCCTTCCTATCGACGATGCACAACGTAGCTTACCTGTCTTAGCTCCCGACAGATCCTTATACACACTGTCTCTCGCTGTTCGCCTCGCTCAGGCGGCAGGGAAGGGGTCGCGAAACTCCAGCAGGTCTCTCTGCCCGTAGAACTCACCGGCGACGGTCAGGATCATATTGAGCGTGGCTCGCATGTTGATGCGCGCTCTCTCCTCGGCGGACATGGCTGCCGCCTTTCCTTCCCCCCGTGACCCGCCAGCGTTGTCTCCAGGAGACTGTGcatcctcgagctgcgcTAGCAGtcgggccttggccgcggcgaggtccgcagccgcagctgcggcggcggcatctttGCCGTTCGCGGTAGCGGGCATGCTGTCCTCATCGGTGATCTCTCCATCGTCAATGTCCATGTCCATCTCTCCTCCGTCTTCATCaacggccgaggacgtcggTTCGGAGGCAGGGGCATTCGCTGAGCGTGGCTGCGTGgtggcctcctcgatggGCTGTCCGGCTTCCACGCCCTTCGGCGCCGCAGCAAAAACACCCGtctcatcctcgtcaacaGCCACATCCTCATCCTGCCCGGCCCCTTCCCCTCCGTCGTCCTCTGCACagccttcctctccctcgtccTCAACCACATCCCCCTCCAAgccatccacctcctccctcaaCGCGTCCATCTGCGCCATGCTCACCATCATCAGCACCGCCCTCTTTCCCAGCTCTCTCACCCAACCCACCTCCGCATAATCCAGCTCTCCCCGGTCGGGCAACCGCGCGAGCAGAGCCCACAGCCAGCGGCTCGtgcgctcgcgcagctcgcaCCCGCGCCTCAGGAACTTCCCGCCGAGAATCACGCGCAGCACGCGCAGCACCGCGTGGCggtccatggcggccacTTGCGCCGGCAAGGGGTCCGTGgtgcggaggcggcgcgaccAAATCCGGAAGGTGGAGGAGTTCTGGCCGAAGGGGGGAACGCAGGCGTCATGCGTCGAGGgaagggcgtcgacggcgggctgTGGAGGGGTCttgtggaggagggagcggaggcgCTCGAAGCGGGCGGTCAGAGAGGCGTAGTAGGCACGTCGCAAGGCGGCGTTGCGCAAGGCGACCCGGTCGGGGGAGGTCAGGTCGCCGGAGTCGTCATagtcgacctcggcgccgtcgatggACGAGGCAGCGGAGaaggcgtccgggtcgggaGCGGCGGTGTACGCGCCATCGTGGTAATATCCGCGCgagtcgccgacgccgtcgtcgtaaATGGAccggtcgaggccggcggaaTCGGGATCGCTGGGCTGCAGGTGGGCGG carries:
- a CDS encoding 40S ribosomal protein eS27, which produces MVLAVDLLNPSPATEARKHKLKTLVPAPRSFFMDVKCPGCFTITTVFSHAQTVVVCPGCATFLCQPTGGKARLTEGCSFRRK